Proteins found in one Salvelinus alpinus chromosome 11, SLU_Salpinus.1, whole genome shotgun sequence genomic segment:
- the stab2 gene encoding stabilin-2 isoform X1, translating to MAPVTGPLLLMLLLLGLDHYTFAAAKNRCDMTTLVMTKTECHSCSVSFNVGCPAGFNKKIPGKGKPDCKYHVSPMASLMLSIKGCSHECYKEVVEPHCCPGYWGPDCIECPEDAVRPCSNNGLCSEGMGGNGTCSCKPGFVGTACEDCADNLYGSTCSSACTCGHGLCNAGIHGDGICTCFSGYKGPKCDLELPECSSLLCPQNTRCMQGSLDGSLRCQCLPGYRTSGDQCISINPCLQQVCHIHATCAHVGPNKHLCTCAQGYSGDGHVCVPIDPCQTHLGGCSADSARCMYDGPGKSHCECQDGFDHLTGGVSCSLKDLCRPNSCSKHANCSTVEPNIVECTCHEGYVGNGKICYGNIMQRLNDLNSEPGGQWTGQLSNAITLFGAITWPLSNVGPFTIFVPINKGFKGTPLITLMADPMKAKYLCKLHISPVEMPYDMLNRGVIYYTLTGKAGETVTTDDDKQLKIRIHGSRKKGGVLQSDVIASNGIIHIINKLMDSVSPTVESDREENLMKILSDYGKFSKFKDLLMKANVDSVLEETGPSTIFAPTNTAFDAMKEGQLDYLTSSEGSTKLLELLRNHVIPSFNLEVYNAVTNQRIRTIANQILSFNVTENGQILVNGMAVLEADVEAKNGRLYSLDGVLIPSSIEPVLPHRCDITENKLLKGDCVSCSKVTKSGCPTGASTNTFLRGCVFRNILSFNILTFGCSPICNRTLTTPLCCKGFYGPDCTPCPGGFNTPCSRHGQCSEGMEGNGVCVCETDFKGSRCHYCSNPNKYGPACDKTCDCIHGVCDNRPEADGRCKVDSCQPGYTGQYCERHTQACGPQVTFCHAHAECNFNGGAVKCVCNPGFQGDGITCVYTEPCALPNRGGCDVNAKCIKTGPGSHTCQCLAGWRMDEDGCQPINDCLGPDRGGCHPNATCIYVGPGQSGCACKSGFRGNGRECEANNPCVAQNGGCHYLASCLYVSGAWKCVCEDGYTGDGEVCYGNVGQELMALPDVAGFAKWVTDIGISQLPLMNSQNVTLLVPSTAATDKMNKEDKDFWTTQGNLPSIIKNHMIQGVYSLDDLRDASSNLQLTSVLKKALPVTITNESTVIGGATITTANVASTNGLIHIIDTVLVPERSLSEGLLELLARRPEFSLFRSYLVHHNLTGEIEQASAYTVFAPTDGAVLEYLKNTASDTMDLNTTRYHVVLSDMLMKVDLQGGAYKETMLGFSYQLGILPRDDKLFVNEAQINVSDILGGKGVIHGLSAVLDIIRNRCDIQQFKTFPGFCQDCFNPQLNSCPTGSTPVVLVRKKCMFSRVYQGAQLLSIGCRTICKNTTIVRRCCGGFYGEHCEPCPGPKGQPCYGNGMCQDMTNGTGVCQCNKNFNGTACEACQDGKYGIHCDQDCRCKNGRCNESIHGDGTCECDAYWRGVTCDEKFTREENCGDRTCHTSAICVAGRCECLAGFQGNGVDCKAKDACKDNNGGCSSHAVCKRTLPGRRQCVCNTGYHGDGMVCVQINPCLDGKGGCHVNAGCIHTGPNKTSCVCSHGYTGDGKESCTVINLCRTKQRDCHRFARCNMTGPGENSCTCMDGYMGDGIRCKGTVGKELLTRKLRDFYLGLMMADISLKGRGPFTVFAPTAEAFARGEMAKELRHPSKRDKRANILRYHIVSCHTLLASDLTTPRNLTTLMGDVLTITYSEGTILINNMVKVVRSDDPSINGIIHEIDTFMIPERLKKADVIEGPLNLTDVADGNGYKTFYKLLLDTDVMAMVNDPLHQPVTLFLPSDRAMAALPQEQKDFLYNTQNRGHLLEYLKYHILRDTKVYAAELVHIDPIRTLQGSELKANCGGLDNIGEIFLNDGNCRIIQRHIPFNGGIAYGIDCLLNPPSLGGRCDKKETVDFPLPCSFCTSSTRCPPGSKLKEVKKCDLHMIVNMNKGCQALCTFVLWQPKCCTGFYGRDCLVCPGGNSSPCLNHGKCDDGHLGNGNCTCDTGFHGDACELCKKGHYGPDCTACNCTEHGSCEEGLKGTGSCFCEQGWTGQRCETQLAEGPVCSPTCSQNGICKENNTCVCKLFYEGDGISCIVADLCKFWNGGCAQGAKCSQKGETVSCACPQGHSGDGFICRPIDPCSVDDNGGCHEHATCTMTGPGKKKCVCKDNYIGDGVTCEVKELLVNRCLQENGQCHSDAQCTDLHYEDSTVGVFHFRSNKGQYKLNYTSAQEACTGEGGTIATYTQLSYAQQAGLNLCAASWLDQARVAYPTTYSNPKCGFGHVGIVDYGLRNNLSETWDTFCYRVKEVKCECKAGYIGDGYSCIGNLLQVLTEKPTFSNFLSQILNYSQMSVSGKQFMKRLSNLTIQSTLFVPDNTGLYQNQTLTHRDMEYHLSEGRALALKDLTNGSRIRTRLGQSLIVLGIVDFLNPKVLSSSRYINDRFIVDSNILASNGIIHVLQGPLKAPPPWIVLHAGHKAGMGIGVVLLIMLMAGAGFVGYHFYTHKTKPFQFHYFKEEDETPPDCNPAICNPSIVNPTYDSAPATSEPVPSELPEEDKHHVVEGGPYDLLQDC from the exons ATGGCGCCTGTGACCGGACCCCTGTTGCTCATGCTGCTACTTCTGGGGTTAGACCACTACACCTTTGCTGCCGCCAAG aacCGGTGTGACATGACAACCCTGGTGATGACCAAGACAGAGTGTCACTCCTGTAGCGTCAGTTTCAACGTGGGCTGTCCAGCAGGCTTCAACAAGAAGATTCCCGGGAAGGGAAAACCAGACTGCAA gtaccATGTGAGTCCCATGGCCAGTCTGATGTTGTCTATCAAGGGCTGTTCTCATGAGTGTTACAAGGAGGTGGTTGAGCCCCACTGCTGTCCAGGGTACTGGGGACCAGACTGCATCG AGTGCCCAGAGGACGCAGTCAGGCCCTGCAGTAATAATGGACTGTGTTCTGAAGGCATGGGTGGCAACGGGACCTGCAGCTGTAAG CCTGGCTTCGTGGGAACTGCGTGTGAAGACTGTGCAGATAATCTTTACGGCTCAACCTGTAGTTCTG CCTGCACGTGTGGACATGGCCTGTGTAATGCTGGTATCCACGGTGACGGGATATGCACCTGCTTCTCTGGGTATAAAGGCCCAAAATGTGATCTGG AGCTGCCGGAGTGCTCGTCTCTGCTTTGTCCACAGAACACTCGCTGTATGCAGGGCTCACTTGATGGGTCGCTGCGTTGTCAATGTCTACCTGGCTACCGAACCTCTGGAGATCAATGCATAT CCATAAACCCGTGCCTGCAGCAGGTGTGCCACATCCATGCCACCTGTGCCCATGTGGGGCCCAACAAGCACTTGTGTACCTGTGCCCAGGGCTACAGCGGGGACGGGCACGTGTGTGTTCCCATAGACCCCTGTCAAACACACCTGGGGGGCTGCTCTGCTGACTCTGCGCGTTGCATGTACGATGGgccagggaag TCTCATTGTGAGTGTCAAGACGGGTTTGACCACCTGACAGGAGGTGTGAGCTGCAGCCTGAAGGACTTGTGCAGACCTAACTCCTGCAGCAAACACGCCAACTGTTCAACGGTGGAGCCGAACATAGTAGA GTGCACATGTCACGAGGGTTACGTGGGCAACGGCAAGATTTGCTATGGCAACATCATGCAGCGTCTGAACGATCTGAACTCAGAGCCCGGGGGCCAATGGACCGGTCAGCTCAGCAATGCCATCACACTCTTTG GTGCCATTACTTGGCCCCTGAGCAACGTTGGCCCCTTCACCATCTTTGTCCCAATCAACAAGGGCTTCAAAGGAACTCCG cTGATAACTCTGATGGCTGACCCAATGAAGGCTAAGTACCTGTGTAAGCTGCACATTTCTCCCGTGGAGATGCCCTATGACATGCTGAACAGAGGGGTCATCTACTACACTCTGACGGGCAAGGCAGGGGAGACGGTGACAACAGATGac GACAAGCAGCTCAAGATCCGTATCCATGGCAGCAGGAAGAAGGGCGGGGTCCTGCAGTCTGATGTCATCGCTTCCAATGGGATCATCCATATTATCAACAAGCTGATGGACAGTGTCTCACCCACGGTGGAGAGCGACAGAGAG GAGAATCTGATGAAGATTCTATCAGACTACGGGAAGTTTTCCAAGTTCAAGGATTTGTTGATG AAAGCCAATGTTGATTCTGTATTGGAGGAGACTGGGCCCTCCACCATCtttgcccccaccaacacagccTTCGATGCCATGAAGGAGGGACAGCTGGACTATCTCACCTCTAGTGAG GGAAGCACTAAACTACTGGAGCTACTAAGGAATCATGTGATCCCCTCATTCAAT TTGGAGGTCTATAACGCTGTGACCAACCAGCGGATTAGGACCATTGCCAATCAGATCCTCTCGTTCAATGTGACTGAAAAC GGTCAAATCCTGGTCAACGGCATGGCTGTACTGGAGGCAGACGTGGAGGCCAAGAACGGACGCCTCTATTCGCTGGACGGAGTTCTAATCCCGTCCTCCATCGAGCCGGTACTGCCTCACAGGTGTGACATCACAGAGAACAAACTTTTGAAG GGTGACTGTGTCAGCTGCTCAAAGGTGACCAAGTCCGGCTGCCCAACCGGAGCATCCACA AACACCTTCCTTCGCGGCTGTGTGTTCCGGAACATACTGAGTTTCAACATCCTTACGTTTGGCTGCTCCCCCATATGCAACAGGACCCTCacg aCACCACTGTGCTGTAAGGGCTTCTATGGGCCAGACTGCACCCCATGTCCTGGAGGGTTCAACACCCCCTGCTCCCGTCACGGACAG TGttctgaggggatggagggaaacggggtgtgtgtctgtgagaccGACTTCAAAGGCTCCCGGTGTCACTACTGCTCCAACCCCAACAAATACGGACCAGCCTGCGACAAAA CTTGTGACTGTATCCATGGTGTGTGTGATAACCGTCCCGAGGCCGACGGGCGTTGTAAGGTGGACTCCTGCCAGCCGGGCTACACTGGCCAGTACTGTGAGCGCCACACCCAGGCCTGTGGCCCCCAGGTGACCTTCTGTCATGCCCACGCAGAGTGTAACTTCAACGGAGGGGCAGTCAA gtgtgtgtgtaaccctgGTTTCCAAGGCGATGGGATCACGTGCGTGTATACGGAACCCTGTGCCCTTCCGAACCGTGGAGGATGCGATGTGAAT GCCAAGTGTATAAAGACAGGGCCAGGCTCACACACATGCCAATGTTTGGCAGGATGGAggatggatgaggatgggtgCCAGCCTATCAATGACTGcctgggccctgacagagggGGCTGCCATCCCAATGCCACCTGCATCTACGTGGGCcctggacag AGCGGCTGTGCGTGCAAGAGTGGTTTCCGTGGCAATGGGAGGGAGTGCGAGGCGAACAATCCGTGCGTGGCACAAAATGGCGGCTGTCATTATCTG GCAAGCTGTCTCTACGTGTCCGGTgcatggaagtgtgtgtgtgaggatggaTACACAGGTGACGGAGAGGTGTGCTACGGCAACGTGGGACAG GAGTTGATGGCCCTTCCTGATGTCGCTGGGTTCGCCAAATGGGTGACT gACATAGGAATTTCCCAGCTGCCACTCATGAACAGTCAGAACGTAACTCTGCTGGTGCCGTCCACAGCAGCTACAGACAAGATGAACAAAGAGGACAAGGACTTCTGGACAACCCAGGGGAACCTACCCAGTATCATCAA AAATCACATGATCCAAGGTGTCTACTCACTAGATGACCTCCGCGATGCATCCTCCAACTTGCAGCTCACTTCCGTTCTGAAGAAGGCTCTTCCTGTTACTATTACCAATGAG TCCACAGTGATTGGAGGAGCCACCATAACAACCGCGAATGTGGCTTCAACCAATGGACTGATCCACATTATTGACACAGTGTTGGTTCCAGAGAGGAGCCTCAGTGAGGGGCTGCTGGAGCTGCTTGCACGGAGGCCAGAGTTCTCCCTGTTCAGGAGTTACCTTGTC CATCACAACCTGACAGGAGAGATAGAGCAGGCCTCGGCCTACACTGTGTTCGCTCCAACAGACGGCGCTGTCCTCGAGTACCTCAAGAATACCGCTTCAGACACCATG GACCTGAATACGACGCGGTACCACGTAGTGCTGTCTGATATGTTAATGAAGGTAGACCTGCAGGGCGGAGCCTACAAGGAGACCATGCTGGGGTTCTCCTACCAGCTAGGCATCTTACCCAGGGATGACAAG ttGTTTGTGAATGAAGCCCAGATAAATGTGTCAGACATCCTGGGAGGTAAAGGGGTGATCCACGGCCTATCCGCAGTACTAGATATCATCAGAAATCGCTGCGACATCCAGCAATTCAAGACATTTCCG GGATTCTGTCAAGATTGCTTCAACCCACAACTCAACTCCTGTCCAACTGGATCTACCCCAGTG GTATTGGTCAGGAAAAAGTGTATGTTCAGTCGGGTCTACCAGGGGGCACAGCTGCTCAGCATCGGCTGCAGGACCATCTGCAAGAACACTACCATT GTGCGGAGGTGCTGTGGCGGGTTCTACGGGGAGCACTGTGAGCCATGTCCAGGGCCCAAAGGCCAGCCTTGCTATGGGAACGGGATGTGCCAGGACATGACCAACGGTACAGGGGTTTGCCAGTGTAACAAGAACTTCAACGGGACTGCTTGTGAAGCGTGCCAGGATGGCAAATACGGCATCCACTGTGACCAAG ACTGTAGGTGTAAGAACGGCCGGTGCAACGAAAGTATCCATGGAGATGGGACATGCGAGTGTGACGCGTATTGGAGAGGGGTCACCTGTGATGAGA AGTTCACTAGAGAAGAGAACTGTGGGGACAGGACGTGCCACACCAGTGCAAT ATGTGTAGCAGGTCGCTGTGAATGTCTGGCAGGGTTTCAGGGTAACGGCGTCGACTGCAAAG cgaaAGACGCCTGCAAAGACAATAACGGGGGATGCAGTTCTCACGCTGTGTGTAAGAGGACTCTCCCTGGACGCAGGCAGTGCGTGTGCAACACGGGATACCACGGCGATGGGATGGTGTGTGTAC AGATCAACCCCTGCCTGGACGGTAAAGGAGGCTGCCATGTGAATGCAGGCTGTATTCACACCGGACCTAACAAA ACGTCGTGTGTGTGCAGCCACGGCTACACAGGAGATGGGAAGGAGTCGTGTACGGTTATCAACCTCTGTCGAACG AAACAAAGGGACTGCCACAGGTTCGCCAGGTGTAATATGACTGGTCCAGGGGAAAACAGCTGCACCTGTATGGACGGATACATGGGCGACGGCATCCGCTGCAAAGGCACTGTGGGCAAG GAGCTTCTCACCAGGAAACTGAGGGATTTCTATCTTGGGTTGATG ATGGCAGACATTTCTCTGAAGGGCCGGGGTCCATTCACAGTCTTTGCTCCAACAGCTGAGGCCTTCGCCCGGGGGGAGATG GCAAAAGAGTTGAGGCATCCCTCGAAGAGAGACAAGAGGGCCAACATTCTTCGCTACCACATCGTGTCATGTCATACCTTATTGGCCAGCGACCTGACCACGCCCAGAAACCTGACCACTCTCATGGGAGACGTCTTGACCATCACCTACTCTGAG GGTACCATCCTCATCAACAACATGGTGAAAGTGGTGCGCAGTGATGACCCGAGCATCAATGGGATCATCCATGAGATTGACACCTTCATGATACCAGAGAGGCTGAAGAAGGCTGATGTGATAGAGGGGCCA TTGAACCTCACTGATGTGGCTGATGGTAATGGTTACAAGACCTTCTACAAACTGCTGTTG GACACAGATGTGATGGCAATGGTGAACGACCCCCTCCACCAGCCCGTGACATTGTTCCTGCCGTCGGACCGCGCCATGGCCGCACTGCCCCAGGAGCAGAAAGACTTCCTttacaacacacagaacagaggACACCTGCTGGAGTACCTCAAATACCACATCCTCCGAGACACCAAGGTGTATGCAGCAGAGCTGGTCCACATCGATCCTATACGGACGCTCCAGGGATCCGAACTCAAAGCCAACTGTGGAGGGCTGGACAACATA GGTGAAATCTTCCTCAACGACGGGAACTGCCGAATCATCCAGAGGCACATCCCCTTCAACGGTGGGATAGCCTATGGGATCGACTGTCTGCTGAACCCGCCGAGCCTCGGGGGTCGCTGTGACAAAAAGGAAACTGTAGATTTCCCG CTACCCTGTTCATTCTGCACATCATCAACACGCTGCCCCCCTGGGTCCAAACTCAAG GAGGTGAAGAAATGTGACCTGCACATGATAGTGAATATGAATAAAGGCTGCCAGGCCTTATGTACTTTTGTCCTCTGGCAACCCAAGTGCTGTACTGGCTTCTATGGACGTGACTGTCTGG TTTGTCCTGGCGGGAATTCATCTCCCTGTTTGAACCATGGAAAGTGTGATGACGGTCACCTAGGCAACGGTAACTGCACATGTGACACTGGTTTCCATGGCGACGCCTGTGAGTTGTGTAAAAAAGGCCACTATGGACCGGACTGCACAG CATGTAACTGCACAGAGCATGGGTCATGTGAAGAAGGCCTTAAAGGGACAGGCTCCTGTTTCTGTGAACAGGGCTGGACCGGGCAGCGCTGTGAGACACAACTAG CGGAGGGTCCAGTCTGCTCCCCAACCTGCTCTCAGAACGGCATATGTAAAGAGAACAACacctgtgtatgtaaacttttctACGAGGGAGACGGCATCAGCTGCATAG TGGCTGACCTGTGTAAGTTCTGGAACGGTGGCTGTGCCCAGGGAGCTAAGTGCAGTCAGAAGGGGGAGACGGTGAGCTGCGCCTGCCCTCAGGGACACTCTGGAGACGGCTTCATCTGTCGGCCCATAGACCCTTGCTCCGTCGATGACAACGGGGGTTGCCACGAGCACGCCACCTGCACCATGACTGGGCCG ggaaagaagaagtgtgtgtgtaagGATAACTACATCGGGGACGGTGTGACGTGTGAGGTGAAGGAGCTTCTTGTGAACCGTTGTCTCCAGGAGAACGGGCAGTGCCACTCTGACGCCCAGTGTACCGACCTTCACTACGAGG ACAGCACAGTCGGTGTGTTCCACTTCCGGTCCAACAAGGGACAGTACAAGCTGAACTATACATCGGCCCAGGAGGCCTGCACAGGAGAGGGGGGAACCATCGCCACGTACACACAGCTCTCCTACGCACAGCAG GCTGGGCTCAACCTGTGTGCGGCTAGCTGGCTGGACCAGGCCAGAGTGGCCTACCCCACCACCTACTCCAACCCCAAGTGTGGCTTTGGTCACGTGGGCATCGTAGACTACGGCTTACGCAACAACCTCAGCGAGACCTGGGACACCTTCTGCTACAGGGTCAAGG AGGTGAAATGTGAATGTAAAGCAGGATATATAGGAGATGGATACTCCTGCATTGGAAACCTCTTGCAGGTCCTCACTGAGAAGCCCACCTTCTCCAA